In the Pan paniscus chromosome 8, NHGRI_mPanPan1-v2.0_pri, whole genome shotgun sequence genome, one interval contains:
- the FAM24A gene encoding protein FAM24A: MAKMFDLRTKIMIGIGSSLLVAAMVLLSVVFCLYFKVAKALKAAKDPDAVVVKNHNPDKVCWATNSQAKATTMESCPSLQCCEGCRMHASFDSLPPCCCDINEGL, encoded by the exons ATGGCAAAGATGTTTGATCTCAGGACGAAGATCATGATCGGCATCGGAAGCAGCTTACTGGTTGCCGCGATGGTGCTTCTAAGTGTTGTGTTCTGTCTTTACTTCAAAGTAGCTAAGGCACTAAA AGCTGCAAAGGACCCTGATGCAGTGGTTGTAAAAAATCACAACCCAGACAAGGTGTGTTGGGCCACGAACAGCCAGGCCAAAGCCACCACCATGGAGTCTTGTCCATCTCTCCAGTGCTGTGAAGGATGTAGAATGCATGCCAGTTTTGATTCCCTGCCACCTTGCTGTTGTGACATAAATGAGGGCCTCTGA